The following proteins are encoded in a genomic region of Candidatus Saccharimonadales bacterium:
- the rpsB gene encoding 30S ribosomal protein S2, with protein sequence MSEPTLKELLEAGAHFGHQTRRWNPKMGPFIYGARGGVHIIDLTKTLPALQDAIKFVEQLTEGGGAIMFVGTKRQGAAIVAGAARDAGMPYVTERWLGGMLTNFRTIQSQVKRLIRLEEQVESGEVAEQFNKKEASGVDDEIAKLERIFGGIKQMDKLPQALFVVDVPREIIAVNEARKLGIPVVAIADSNTNPDLIDYPIPANDDAIKSITLITGAIADAAKRGAAKYQASAKPKEEAEVAA encoded by the coding sequence TTGTCTGAACCAACATTAAAAGAATTATTGGAGGCCGGGGCTCACTTTGGTCACCAAACCCGGCGCTGGAACCCCAAAATGGGGCCGTTTATTTATGGCGCCCGGGGCGGCGTGCATATTATCGATTTGACCAAGACACTGCCGGCCTTGCAGGATGCCATTAAATTTGTCGAGCAGCTGACCGAAGGTGGTGGTGCGATTATGTTTGTCGGGACCAAGCGCCAAGGGGCAGCCATTGTGGCTGGGGCGGCTAGAGACGCTGGCATGCCCTATGTAACTGAGCGCTGGTTGGGCGGGATGTTGACGAATTTCCGAACCATCCAAAGCCAGGTCAAACGGTTGATCCGACTGGAAGAGCAAGTTGAGAGTGGGGAAGTGGCCGAGCAGTTTAATAAGAAGGAAGCCTCTGGCGTTGATGATGAAATTGCCAAACTGGAGCGCATCTTTGGCGGCATTAAACAAATGGACAAGCTGCCACAGGCCCTATTTGTGGTTGATGTGCCGCGCGAAATCATTGCCGTTAACGAAGCACGCAAGCTGGGGATTCCGGTGGTGGCGATTGCCGATTCTAACACCAACCCGGATCTGATTGATTACCCGATTCCGGCTAACGACGATGCTATTAAATCAATTACCTTGATCACCGGGGCCATTGCTGATGCCGCCAAACGCGGAGCAGCCAAGTACCAGGCCAGCGCCAAACCCAAGGAGGAGGCTGAAGTTGCCGCTTAA
- the tsf gene encoding translation elongation factor Ts, which yields MPLNTTDVKKLRDQTGAGMMAAKEALEAAGGDMEKAIEHLRKAGQASAAKRVDRTASAGLIESYTHAGRIGVLVEVNCETDFVARTDDFKAFVHDIAMQVAATAPDYVRPEDVPAEVIAKEKDIYTAEAGSGKPKDVLDKIISGKLDKFYASTCLTKQPFIKAPDMTIEALQTDLIAKLGENVVIKRFARYELGV from the coding sequence TTGCCGCTTAACACTACCGATGTTAAGAAATTGCGCGATCAAACCGGGGCCGGCATGATGGCGGCCAAGGAGGCTCTGGAAGCTGCCGGCGGCGATATGGAAAAAGCCATTGAACATTTGCGCAAGGCCGGGCAAGCCAGTGCCGCTAAACGGGTCGATCGCACAGCCAGCGCTGGCTTGATTGAATCCTATACTCACGCTGGCCGGATTGGCGTTTTGGTGGAAGTAAACTGCGAAACCGACTTTGTGGCCAGAACCGACGATTTTAAGGCCTTCGTGCACGACATCGCCATGCAAGTAGCGGCCACCGCTCCGGATTATGTTAGGCCCGAGGATGTGCCGGCTGAAGTTATCGCCAAAGAAAAAGACATTTATACGGCCGAAGCTGGCAGTGGCAAGCCCAAGGATGTGCTGGACAAGATTATCAGTGGTAAATTGGACAAATTTTATGCTAGCACTTGTTTAACCAAACAACCTTTCATTAAGGCTCCGGATATGACAATTGAGGCTTTGCAAACTGATTTAATTGCTAAATTGGGCGAGAATGTCGTAATCAAACGCTTTGCCCGCTACGAATTAGGAGTCTAG
- the frr gene encoding ribosome recycling factor, with translation MIQGIIDQANPRMDKAVDHLQDSLRQIRTGRASTALIDGVTLEQYGQMVPLKTVATLSVPDAHTIAISPWDKSLIPVIEKAIRETQSLGLNPSNDGAIIRLNLPPMTTERRTELTKQVGEQIEACHVALRNIRHDVLNEARKAEQAKSASQDDLKFAENELNKRIDDYRRKLDDIKAAKVKEIMEV, from the coding sequence ATGATCCAGGGCATCATAGATCAGGCTAACCCACGGATGGACAAGGCCGTAGACCACCTCCAAGACAGCCTGCGCCAGATTCGGACGGGCCGGGCCTCGACGGCTTTGATCGATGGCGTCACCCTTGAGCAATATGGCCAGATGGTACCACTGAAAACTGTCGCAACCTTGAGCGTGCCCGATGCTCATACCATTGCCATTTCGCCCTGGGACAAAAGTTTGATTCCAGTAATCGAAAAAGCCATCCGCGAGACCCAATCACTAGGACTCAACCCCAGCAATGATGGCGCTATTATCCGCTTGAATCTGCCACCAATGACGACGGAGCGCCGGACCGAGTTGACCAAACAGGTGGGGGAGCAGATCGAAGCTTGTCATGTGGCCCTGCGAAATATTCGTCATGACGTCTTGAATGAGGCTCGTAAGGCTGAGCAAGCTAAATCTGCCAGCCAAGATGATCTCAAATTCGCCGAAAACGAACTGAATAAAAGAATCGATGACTATCGCCGCAAGCTTGATGACATTAAGGCGGCCAAAGTTAAAGAGATTATGGAAGTCTAG